The Periplaneta americana isolate PAMFEO1 chromosome 2, P.americana_PAMFEO1_priV1, whole genome shotgun sequence genome has a window encoding:
- the LOC138714648 gene encoding uncharacterized protein, translating to MEQDEYEVKDLDKNVISIMLVVSSWTSRGQLVSLELMEQDEYEVKDLDKNVISIMLVVSSWTSRGQLVSLELMEQDEYEVKDLDRNVISIMLVVSSWTSRGQLVSLELMEQDEYEVKDLDRNVISIMLVVSSWTNRGRLVFWN from the exons ATGGAGCAGGACGAGTATGAAGTGAAGGACTTGGACAAGAATGTCATCAGCATCATGTTG GTTGTTTCTTCATGGACCAGCAGAGGACAATTGGTTTCCCTGGAACTGATGGAGCAGGACGAGTATGAAGTGAAGGACTTGGACAAGAATGTCATCAGCATCATGTTG GTTGTTTCTTCATGGACCAGCAGAGGACAATTGGTTTCCCTGGAACTGATGGAGCAGGACGAGTATGAAGTGAAGGACTTGGACAGGAATGTCATCAGCATCATGTTG GTTGTTTCTTCATGGACCAGCAGAGGACAATTGGTTTCCCTGGAACTGATGGAGCAGGACGAGTATGAAGTGAAGGACTTGGACAGGAATGTCATCAGCATCATGTTG GTTGTTTCTTCATGGACCAACAGAGGACGATTGGTTTTCTGGAACTGA